The following are encoded in a window of Haloarcula halophila genomic DNA:
- a CDS encoding transcription antitermination protein, with the protein MDADGVISTVRDEQATELDRLGSDKALIAATGATLETDAVREAAATREHALASALDDWSDEIDGAIGAAFAAAADGAAERARRLDAPSGAPDAFGEHLGQVTGTPERVGAGLVAAPLVLDRFYLQVVSFFVNEADERGAALARELRTAASDLEEARNALGVLATEDREQVRNTAVEAIGVAYTAYADALTEMGLDPKPIC; encoded by the coding sequence ATGGACGCCGACGGAGTCATCTCGACCGTTCGCGACGAGCAAGCGACCGAACTCGACCGGTTGGGTTCGGACAAGGCACTGATCGCCGCGACAGGAGCGACACTGGAGACCGACGCGGTGCGCGAAGCGGCGGCGACACGGGAACACGCGCTCGCGTCGGCACTCGACGACTGGAGCGACGAGATCGACGGCGCTATCGGCGCGGCGTTCGCTGCGGCTGCCGACGGGGCAGCCGAGCGGGCGAGAAGACTCGACGCGCCTTCGGGCGCGCCCGACGCGTTCGGTGAGCATCTGGGGCAGGTCACCGGGACCCCGGAACGCGTCGGTGCCGGGCTCGTCGCCGCGCCGTTGGTCCTGGACCGGTTCTATCTCCAGGTCGTGAGCTTCTTCGTCAACGAGGCGGACGAGCGGGGAGCGGCGCTCGCGAGAGAACTCCGGACAGCGGCCAGTGACTTGGAGGAAGCGCGTAACGCACTCGGTGTCCTCGCGACCGAAGACCGTGAACAGGTGCGGAACACGGCAGTCGAGGCCATCGGCGTCGCCTACACTGCCTACGCCGACGCGCTGACCGAGATGGGACTCGATCCAAAACCGATCTGCTAG
- a CDS encoding MBL fold metallo-hydrolase, translated as MTGPDPPTDAPSVTPAALHTQLRAGERVRLLDVRDRDEFEEWHIDGPSVTASQVPLSKFIQASVTGDVDELVADLPGQGPITVVCGRGEGSAFVAGLLEDAGIEAQNLAEGMEGWARLYVVTELPSPTGTILQYERPSSGCLSYLVVSDGEAAVVDPLRSFTDRYLADARDHGATLTYAIDTHVHADHVSGLDRLATESDTEPVLPAAAVKRGVTFDVTALDPGESIIVGSATLRSLALPGHTTGMTGFRVGDILLAGDSVFLDSIARPDLETGSDGVAALAAELYVTLTERLADLPDETLVAPGHHGTQTIPVEDGSYTARLGELRERLPAFGMDRDSFVTWLRDDIPPQPANFERIIDINLGVAVVDDEAAFELELGPNNCAATPADD; from the coding sequence ATGACTGGCCCAGACCCACCGACAGATGCGCCGTCGGTGACACCGGCGGCGCTCCACACACAGCTCCGAGCCGGTGAACGAGTCCGACTCCTCGACGTCCGCGACCGCGACGAGTTCGAGGAGTGGCACATCGACGGCCCCTCGGTCACCGCCTCACAGGTACCGCTCTCGAAGTTCATCCAGGCCTCGGTCACCGGCGATGTCGACGAACTCGTCGCCGATCTCCCGGGCCAGGGTCCGATCACCGTCGTCTGTGGCCGCGGGGAAGGGAGCGCATTCGTCGCAGGCCTCCTCGAAGACGCCGGCATCGAGGCACAGAACCTCGCCGAGGGGATGGAGGGATGGGCGCGGCTCTACGTAGTGACCGAACTCCCGTCACCAACCGGGACGATCCTCCAGTACGAGCGGCCTTCCTCGGGTTGTCTGAGTTATCTCGTGGTCAGTGACGGCGAGGCCGCCGTCGTCGATCCGCTCCGTTCGTTCACTGATCGATACCTCGCAGACGCCCGCGACCACGGGGCGACCCTGACCTACGCGATCGATACCCACGTCCACGCCGACCACGTGAGCGGGCTCGATCGTCTGGCAACCGAGTCCGACACCGAACCGGTCCTGCCCGCCGCGGCGGTCAAGCGTGGCGTCACCTTCGACGTGACCGCGCTGGACCCCGGCGAGTCGATCATCGTCGGCTCGGCGACCCTTCGATCACTGGCACTACCGGGCCACACGACAGGGATGACCGGCTTTCGAGTCGGTGATATCCTGCTGGCCGGCGACAGCGTCTTTCTGGACAGCATCGCGCGACCGGACCTCGAAACCGGAAGCGACGGCGTGGCGGCCCTCGCAGCGGAACTCTACGTGACGCTGACCGAGCGCCTGGCCGACCTCCCCGACGAGACGCTCGTCGCGCCCGGCCACCACGGCACACAGACGATCCCGGTCGAGGACGGGAGCTACACCGCACGCCTGGGCGAACTCCGCGAGCGACTCCCGGCCTTCGGAATGGACCGCGATTCGTTCGTGACCTGGCTCCGTGATGACATCCCCCCACAGCCGGCCAACTTCGAACGAATCATCGACATCAATCTCGGTGTCGCGGTGGTCGACGACGAGGCGGCGTTCGAACTCGAACTCGGTCCGAACAACTGTGCGGCGACACCGGCGGACGATTGA
- a CDS encoding DUF6432 family protein, whose product MRAKPEYRDRDDAEVAVLDALADRHQEGMTVFELRSRADVSIDQIEGALAALKADDLIEVEDDGERTVIRPEEHVVGTPSPDEDESLLEQLRRRLPL is encoded by the coding sequence ATGAGAGCGAAGCCCGAGTACCGAGACCGGGACGACGCGGAGGTCGCGGTGCTCGATGCCCTCGCTGATCGCCATCAAGAAGGGATGACGGTGTTCGAACTCCGGTCCCGTGCAGACGTCAGTATCGACCAGATCGAGGGAGCACTGGCCGCGTTGAAAGCCGACGACCTCATCGAGGTTGAAGACGACGGCGAGCGGACCGTCATCCGTCCGGAGGAACACGTCGTGGGGACTCCATCACCGGACGAAGACGAATCGTTACTCGAACAGTTACGGCGACGGTTACCGTTGTAG
- a CDS encoding CARDB domain-containing protein, producing the protein MGGGERLPMRTSTIAVVVFVVVLSGTVAASTSVNASDPPLADAGLDQTVSPGTTVHLDANGSRDPDGRLSSVRWRIDGPAGSSVTPDCRSCRQTTFRPTTVGQYNVTLTVTDDDGQTRSDALEVVVEPDDGPVVSLAGPATTSQGRPTTIQANLTTTAGRLDTLAWVINGEFVRREPVTGTETTVSLTRRFDATGSVQVRAVAYDTGGHRGTASHGVTVTQPLEPPTPGPPPGPGEPQPTPEPGPPPTNGSQPGGGNPSFGITQLTAPTRATTSSAVPVTATVQNTGTARGTYPARLLVNGSEVGREPVTVDPSASGTATFRHQFTQPGTYNLTVGTQSTLLEVGPAVSGNSGRIFVETIHAPDEVQEGTTTTVYGRVVNTDTTTRTLDTPFAIDGRTVDTKSVTVEPSETRYVAFNATFDTPGARTVSIGTESTTVVVDPVADPPTFRVVRLTTPNQTLDVGERGTFIATVRNVGERPGTYDATLTVDGESVQTQSVALPVGAERQVRFTNSFADDGNYSVSVGTKQRSVEVVDFGQVRVSSLDVPNRVETDENFDVSATITNTYSHQEVQDFELYINGKLEGRKEYVSISGGSQTTVVWENRYLEHRGAFPRTFEIRVRYQRGNVTVVPPVTEDTSNAGSTCDGAYVWTDMDGDLVGCLDQNSTDIHYSDDGEEVWIDANGKDGLQISQDGEMVTIMNDTTVEEHGGKIPGNIVQKYKRKEYNTRYIGGKDEDSSSTIDLDGMNTKDGDSDDGTGSCPTCRSDPADSRIGCRTGTGCQIY; encoded by the coding sequence ATGGGAGGCGGCGAACGGCTACCGATGCGAACGAGTACGATCGCTGTCGTCGTCTTCGTGGTTGTCTTGTCGGGGACTGTCGCTGCCTCGACGAGCGTGAATGCGAGCGATCCACCGCTTGCCGATGCCGGGCTTGACCAGACTGTCTCGCCGGGGACGACAGTCCATCTCGACGCGAACGGTTCACGCGACCCGGACGGACGGCTCTCTTCCGTTCGATGGCGAATCGATGGACCGGCCGGCAGCTCGGTGACGCCCGACTGCCGGTCCTGCCGACAGACGACGTTCAGACCCACCACTGTCGGGCAGTACAACGTTACGCTCACCGTCACCGACGACGACGGACAGACTCGCTCCGACGCGCTCGAAGTCGTCGTCGAACCCGATGACGGACCGGTCGTCTCGCTCGCTGGGCCGGCGACCACATCCCAGGGACGACCCACGACCATCCAGGCCAACCTGACCACTACTGCTGGCCGTCTCGATACGCTCGCGTGGGTCATCAACGGGGAGTTCGTCCGTCGTGAGCCTGTTACGGGCACAGAGACGACCGTATCGCTTACCCGACGATTCGATGCGACCGGTTCGGTACAGGTCCGTGCGGTCGCGTACGACACCGGCGGCCATCGCGGGACAGCATCGCACGGAGTGACTGTCACACAACCACTGGAACCACCGACACCTGGACCGCCACCGGGTCCTGGAGAGCCCCAACCTACACCGGAACCAGGCCCTCCCCCGACGAACGGTTCGCAACCGGGTGGCGGTAACCCGTCCTTCGGGATCACCCAACTTACCGCACCGACACGGGCGACGACGAGTTCCGCCGTCCCTGTCACGGCTACCGTCCAGAACACTGGGACGGCCCGTGGCACGTATCCGGCACGCCTGCTCGTCAACGGAAGCGAGGTCGGTCGGGAACCGGTGACAGTCGATCCGTCAGCGTCGGGCACTGCCACGTTCCGCCACCAGTTCACACAACCGGGGACGTACAACCTCACCGTCGGGACCCAGTCGACGCTACTCGAGGTTGGTCCCGCTGTCTCCGGAAACAGTGGGCGGATATTCGTCGAGACGATCCACGCCCCCGATGAGGTCCAGGAGGGCACGACTACTACCGTCTACGGGCGGGTGGTCAATACGGATACTACGACCCGAACACTCGACACGCCGTTTGCCATCGACGGACGAACGGTCGATACCAAATCGGTGACGGTCGAGCCGAGCGAGACACGATACGTCGCGTTCAACGCTACGTTCGACACTCCGGGAGCGCGGACCGTCAGTATCGGTACCGAATCGACGACGGTCGTCGTCGATCCGGTCGCTGATCCGCCGACCTTCCGTGTCGTTCGTCTTACCACGCCCAACCAGACACTCGATGTCGGTGAGCGTGGGACGTTTATCGCCACCGTTCGGAACGTCGGTGAACGACCCGGAACATACGATGCGACGCTGACCGTCGACGGGGAATCGGTCCAGACCCAGTCTGTAGCCTTGCCTGTCGGTGCCGAGAGACAGGTTCGGTTTACCAACTCGTTTGCCGACGACGGTAACTACTCGGTCAGCGTCGGGACCAAGCAACGATCGGTCGAGGTTGTCGATTTCGGACAGGTCCGTGTCTCCAGCCTCGACGTACCGAACCGAGTCGAGACCGACGAGAACTTCGACGTTAGCGCTACGATCACGAACACGTACTCCCATCAAGAAGTACAGGACTTCGAACTCTACATCAACGGTAAACTAGAGGGACGAAAGGAGTACGTCTCGATTTCCGGGGGCAGCCAGACCACCGTGGTGTGGGAGAACCGATATCTGGAACACCGCGGTGCGTTCCCGCGGACGTTCGAGATCCGCGTCCGGTACCAACGCGGGAACGTCACCGTCGTCCCACCTGTCACGGAGGATACCAGCAACGCCGGCTCGACGTGTGACGGCGCTTACGTCTGGACGGATATGGACGGTGACCTCGTCGGCTGTCTGGATCAAAACAGTACGGATATCCACTACAGCGACGACGGTGAAGAGGTTTGGATCGACGCGAACGGGAAGGATGGACTGCAAATTTCACAGGACGGAGAGATGGTTACAATCATGAACGATACTACAGTTGAGGAACACGGGGGCAAAATTCCCGGAAATATCGTACAAAAGTATAAGAGAAAAGAATATAATACTAGGTATATTGGCGGAAAAGACGAAGATTCATCATCAACTATTGATTTAGATGGCATGAATACAAAAGATGGCGACAGTGACGACGGTACTGGCAGCTGTCCGACCTGCCGATCTGACCCGGCTGATTCAAGAATAGGTTGCCGAACTGGAACAGGATGTCAGATATATTAA
- a CDS encoding DUF7093 family protein, whose protein sequence is MGLKCSILGHTYGESTVERDREEQGSEVVITITETETCTRCGNTRVVSENKEVTAIETPSDIAGEEVDDTEDGEQNTDGDATGSEPNAVEQEPHHGGETGEAVGSSTPPSPTPPDEDDAEIIESEDGPDSGDTELDEPATTSGIPDAEDGTAPEPDPEDDDAVILDETDDDTDRDPGEWPQEAADDGTDSEGQREEWEPVSTEDETDDGPDVEPLGGTAITVPDGQFRCPECGFTTDVEASSLRAGDFCPECQKGALVTEHTE, encoded by the coding sequence ATGGGTCTCAAATGCTCCATCCTCGGGCATACGTACGGTGAGAGTACCGTCGAGCGCGACCGAGAGGAACAGGGGAGCGAAGTCGTCATCACCATCACGGAGACGGAGACCTGTACGCGGTGTGGAAACACACGGGTCGTCTCCGAGAACAAGGAAGTGACGGCGATCGAAACGCCCTCGGACATCGCTGGCGAGGAGGTTGACGATACTGAGGACGGGGAACAGAACACGGACGGCGATGCCACGGGCAGCGAGCCGAACGCGGTCGAACAGGAACCACACCACGGTGGAGAGACCGGCGAGGCCGTCGGCAGTTCGACGCCACCCTCGCCGACACCACCGGATGAAGACGACGCGGAGATCATCGAGAGCGAGGACGGTCCCGACAGCGGCGACACCGAACTCGACGAACCGGCGACGACGAGCGGAATTCCCGACGCGGAGGACGGGACAGCACCCGAGCCCGATCCCGAAGACGACGACGCGGTCATCCTCGACGAGACGGACGACGACACCGATCGGGACCCCGGTGAGTGGCCCCAGGAGGCAGCGGACGACGGGACCGACAGCGAGGGGCAACGAGAGGAGTGGGAGCCGGTGTCTACGGAAGACGAGACCGACGACGGACCGGACGTCGAACCACTGGGTGGCACGGCTATCACGGTCCCCGACGGCCAGTTTCGCTGTCCGGAGTGTGGGTTTACGACCGACGTGGAGGCATCGTCGCTGCGGGCAGGTGACTTCTGTCCGGAGTGTCAGAAGGGCGCACTGGTCACGGAACACACCGAGTGA
- a CDS encoding DUF5611 family protein produces MREYKMRRGEHLEDRVPDMEAFVEEYFGEVTDTEDYNGNDLLVVDEPDNPVFERVVAGRVTYSGKKDKLALHIDERPAEEVIAEGHVEAAEDAVAVKNDFLEDATDRDAKARRDSMKRSVEDEADKPDNV; encoded by the coding sequence ATGCGAGAGTACAAGATGCGACGGGGCGAGCATCTGGAGGACCGCGTCCCTGACATGGAAGCGTTCGTCGAGGAGTATTTCGGAGAGGTGACAGACACGGAGGACTACAACGGTAACGACCTGCTCGTCGTCGACGAGCCGGACAATCCGGTGTTCGAACGTGTCGTCGCGGGGAGGGTCACCTACAGTGGCAAGAAAGACAAACTGGCACTACACATCGACGAGCGTCCTGCCGAGGAGGTCATCGCCGAGGGTCACGTCGAGGCAGCCGAAGACGCCGTCGCAGTCAAAAACGACTTTCTGGAGGACGCGACCGATCGTGACGCGAAGGCACGCCGGGACTCGATGAAGCGATCGGTCGAGGACGAAGCTGACAAGCCCGACAACGTCTAA
- a CDS encoding ABC transporter permease, translating into MSQGTTQLLTLTRREVLRFVRRPYNTFLPPIITNSLYFAVFGVILGSRIGSIAGVSYIQFVLPGLVVLGAISDSFENASFTIFHGRWNEYIQAVTTSPMSNRDMVSAYVTASALRGIVTSLLIIGVGLVFTSVPVANPVYLIAFVLVITTLFGGLGVIGGLWASDFDYLTVMNQFILRPLVFFGAVFYSLEVLPPLWRSVSLFNPMVYMVNGVRYGMIGVTEIDPNTSLLVLTGATIAVLAIDFLLFKRGYGLAE; encoded by the coding sequence ATGAGCCAGGGGACGACACAACTCCTGACACTGACTCGGCGCGAGGTGCTCAGGTTCGTCCGGCGGCCGTACAACACGTTCCTGCCGCCGATCATCACGAACTCCCTGTATTTCGCCGTCTTCGGTGTCATCCTCGGCAGCCGGATCGGCTCGATCGCCGGGGTGAGCTACATCCAGTTCGTCCTCCCGGGACTGGTCGTCCTGGGTGCGATCTCCGATAGCTTCGAGAACGCCTCGTTCACGATCTTCCACGGCCGGTGGAACGAGTACATCCAGGCGGTGACTACCTCCCCGATGTCGAACCGGGACATGGTGTCGGCGTACGTGACAGCGAGCGCGCTGCGGGGGATCGTCACCTCGCTGTTGATCATCGGCGTCGGACTCGTCTTTACTTCGGTCCCGGTCGCCAACCCGGTCTACCTGATCGCGTTCGTCCTCGTCATCACGACGTTGTTCGGCGGTCTCGGTGTGATCGGCGGGCTCTGGGCGAGTGACTTCGACTATCTCACGGTGATGAACCAGTTCATCCTCCGGCCACTGGTGTTTTTCGGCGCGGTGTTCTACTCGCTGGAGGTCCTCCCGCCGCTCTGGCGGAGCGTCTCGCTGTTCAACCCGATGGTCTACATGGTCAACGGGGTTCGCTATGGCATGATCGGCGTGACCGAAATCGATCCCAACACGTCGCTGCTGGTTCTGACCGGCGCGACGATCGCTGTCCTGGCGATCGACTTCCTGCTGTTCAAGCGTGGCTACGGACTCGCAGAGTAA
- a CDS encoding ABC transporter ATP-binding protein has translation MTEPAIRARDVRKQYGDVQALDGLELTVERGEFFGLLGPNGAGKTTFINTLVGLVHKDGGTAEVFGFDVEDDYREVRDRIGLAPQEFNVDRFFPIIEVLEHKAGYHGISSAEATERAEEALKTVGIWEKRDTRFDWLSGGMKRRFMLARALVSEPDLLILDEPTAGVDVQLRHDLWDIINRMNDAGTTIVLTTHYIEEAERLCDRVAIMDGGRKVEVATPDELMARGTDTIAIGLADPPRTAPTLSVDGVTDIEVTDDGLSVTASGGSQTAPALLRELEAMGHTVTSLDIRRASLEEVFVDMTRDEREYAEVSA, from the coding sequence ATGACTGAGCCGGCAATCCGTGCCCGTGACGTACGCAAGCAGTACGGCGACGTGCAGGCACTCGACGGGCTAGAGTTGACCGTCGAGCGCGGCGAGTTCTTCGGCCTTCTCGGCCCCAACGGGGCGGGCAAGACCACGTTCATCAACACGCTGGTCGGCCTGGTCCACAAGGACGGCGGGACCGCCGAGGTGTTCGGGTTCGACGTCGAGGACGACTATCGGGAGGTCCGTGACCGCATCGGCCTGGCACCACAGGAGTTCAACGTCGACCGCTTCTTCCCGATCATCGAAGTACTGGAACACAAGGCCGGCTACCACGGCATCTCCAGCGCGGAGGCCACGGAGCGGGCCGAAGAAGCCCTGAAGACCGTCGGTATCTGGGAGAAGCGGGATACCCGTTTCGACTGGCTCTCGGGCGGGATGAAACGCCGGTTCATGCTCGCGCGTGCGCTGGTCTCGGAACCCGATCTACTGATCCTGGACGAACCGACCGCGGGCGTCGACGTCCAACTGCGCCACGACCTCTGGGATATCATCAACCGGATGAACGACGCGGGGACGACCATCGTGTTGACGACCCACTACATCGAAGAGGCCGAACGGCTCTGTGACCGGGTCGCGATCATGGACGGCGGCCGCAAGGTCGAGGTGGCCACGCCCGACGAACTGATGGCCCGGGGAACCGATACCATCGCGATCGGACTCGCGGACCCGCCCCGAACAGCGCCGACGCTGAGCGTCGACGGCGTGACCGATATCGAGGTGACCGACGACGGACTCAGCGTCACCGCCTCGGGCGGGAGCCAGACCGCGCCGGCGCTCCTCCGTGAACTCGAAGCGATGGGCCACACCGTCACGTCGCTGGACATCCGTCGGGCTTCGCTCGAAGAGGTGTTCGTCGACATGACCCGTGACGAACGCGAGTACGCGGAGGTGTCAGCATGA
- a CDS encoding cell division protein SepF gives MGLMSSILGESGSSRKTDDYVELNADDFETSGADVDRQVRIAQISDTQDVVEIKDAVYDGDIVIADIIRHSTQDRTMEHISDELKQVTNEVGGDIVQKDDDQLIITPSGVGISRDRLGR, from the coding sequence ATGGGACTCATGAGTTCGATCCTCGGCGAGTCGGGGTCGTCCCGGAAGACCGACGACTACGTCGAACTGAACGCCGACGACTTCGAGACGTCCGGGGCCGACGTCGACCGACAGGTCCGGATCGCACAGATCAGCGACACACAGGACGTCGTCGAGATCAAGGACGCGGTCTACGACGGCGACATCGTCATCGCCGACATCATCCGTCACTCCACGCAGGACCGGACGATGGAACACATCAGCGACGAACTCAAGCAGGTCACGAACGAAGTCGGCGGCGACATCGTCCAGAAGGACGACGACCAGCTCATCATCACTCCGTCGGGCGTCGGCATCTCCCGCGACCGGCTGGGTCGGTAG
- a CDS encoding RNA-binding protein encodes MNVKSRHHLRSDEVDAITTALSEHLGVELDADSYEKVEFDDSDWDVVLVDGDPLVLYVDDEPFLTVEGANDYPPQKHVVTVDAGAISFVSDGADVMRPGITEADADILDGDLVAIAEESHGKVLAIGRAMTAGSDMVGDSGKVVSSIHHVGDDLFEFSV; translated from the coding sequence ATGAACGTCAAATCGCGCCACCACCTCCGCTCGGACGAGGTCGACGCCATCACGACCGCCCTCTCTGAGCACCTCGGTGTCGAGTTGGACGCCGACAGCTACGAGAAAGTCGAGTTCGACGACAGCGACTGGGACGTCGTCCTCGTCGACGGGGACCCGCTGGTGCTATACGTCGACGACGAACCGTTTCTCACCGTCGAGGGGGCCAACGACTACCCGCCACAGAAACACGTCGTCACGGTCGACGCAGGCGCGATCTCCTTCGTCTCGGACGGCGCCGACGTGATGCGGCCCGGGATCACCGAGGCCGACGCGGACATCTTGGATGGTGACTTGGTCGCCATCGCCGAGGAGTCCCACGGGAAGGTGCTGGCGATCGGCCGCGCGATGACCGCTGGATCGGATATGGTCGGCGACAGCGGGAAGGTCGTCTCCTCGATCCACCACGTCGGCGACGATCTGTTCGAGTTTTCGGTGTAG
- a CDS encoding cobalamin-binding protein, translating into MRVVTLLPSATEIVYALGVEPVGVSHECDYPPAARERPAVNRTRVDPTASSAEINEQVADAEAGDGVYAIDRTTLAELDPDLVVTQGVCDVCAVDHVQVATAVEELGLDAEVLTLDVHSLDDLFESIHEVGMAIDRDERASELVATLRGRVAAVETTAACAETEPRVAVLDWLDPIMVAGHWVPEMVERAGGRYGLEVAGGESRPREWDEIREYDPEVLVAAPCGFDIDQTRENRRDLTDRPGFEELTAVREGRVHVMDGHHYVNRSGPRLVETMEFLAALLHPDRFDAPPRDAVVELGTVRA; encoded by the coding sequence ATGCGCGTCGTCACGCTCCTGCCGTCCGCCACGGAGATCGTCTACGCACTCGGGGTCGAACCCGTCGGGGTATCCCACGAGTGCGACTACCCGCCGGCCGCCCGCGAACGACCGGCGGTCAACCGCACACGGGTCGACCCGACTGCGTCCAGCGCCGAGATCAACGAGCAAGTCGCCGACGCCGAGGCCGGCGACGGCGTCTACGCCATCGACCGGACGACACTCGCGGAGTTGGACCCCGACCTGGTCGTCACACAGGGCGTCTGTGACGTCTGTGCCGTCGATCACGTCCAGGTGGCGACGGCCGTCGAGGAACTGGGGTTGGACGCCGAAGTACTGACGCTGGACGTCCACAGCCTCGACGACCTCTTCGAGTCGATCCACGAGGTCGGCATGGCCATCGATCGCGACGAGCGGGCGAGCGAGTTGGTCGCGACGCTCCGGGGTCGGGTCGCCGCCGTCGAGACGACCGCCGCATGTGCCGAGACCGAACCCCGGGTCGCCGTCCTGGACTGGCTCGACCCGATCATGGTCGCCGGCCACTGGGTCCCCGAGATGGTCGAGCGGGCCGGCGGCCGCTACGGCCTGGAGGTCGCTGGCGGTGAGTCCCGACCGCGCGAGTGGGATGAGATCCGCGAGTACGATCCCGAAGTGCTCGTCGCCGCGCCCTGTGGCTTCGACATCGACCAGACGCGCGAGAACCGCCGGGATTTGACCGACCGCCCCGGGTTCGAGGAACTGACGGCGGTCCGGGAGGGTCGTGTCCACGTGATGGACGGCCACCACTACGTCAACCGCTCGGGGCCACGGCTCGTCGAGACGATGGAGTTTCTGGCGGCGCTGTTGCATCCGGACCGCTTCGACGCGCCACCGCGGGACGCGGTCGTCGAACTGGGGACCGTCCGGGCCTGA
- a CDS encoding DUF5658 family protein, whose product MPNPEQRHPLARALTFRLQKPGYVELVFALVLIWGFGDATSTLFAARFAGAGLEANPWIRLLLRHQPMAVILLKGATVLYVGVVLLECRQFVESLPWWRAWLLAVVAAGALVVLGNVYVGLLAVAA is encoded by the coding sequence ATGCCGAATCCCGAGCAACGACATCCCCTCGCCCGGGCGTTGACGTTCCGCCTCCAGAAACCCGGCTACGTCGAGTTAGTGTTCGCGCTGGTGTTGATCTGGGGCTTCGGCGACGCGACCTCCACGCTGTTTGCCGCCCGCTTTGCCGGCGCTGGCCTGGAGGCCAACCCCTGGATTCGGCTGCTGTTGCGCCACCAGCCGATGGCGGTCATCCTCCTCAAGGGAGCGACGGTCCTGTACGTCGGTGTCGTCCTGCTTGAGTGTCGCCAGTTCGTCGAATCCCTCCCCTGGTGGCGCGCCTGGCTGCTGGCCGTCGTCGCCGCCGGGGCGCTCGTGGTCCTCGGAAACGTCTACGTCGGTCTGCTCGCCGTCGCGGCCTGA
- the ubaA gene encoding SAMP-activating enzyme E1 encodes MRPDLDPEQLDRYSRHIIMDDVGPDGQAALLDTDVLVVGAGGLGSPVLQYLAAAGIGRLGIVDDDTVERSNLQRQVIHRDDDIGRPKVESAREFVTGLNPDVTVDAHETRLTADNAADLVDRYDIVVDASDNFATRFLVNDACTLSGTPFSHGAVFRFEGQVTTFSGEGPCYRCLFPQAPPEGTVPDCATAGVLGVLPGTIGCLQATEVVKLAMEYGESLDGRLLAYDATDMSVDEVPVAPDPTCPVCGEDPAIDRVADASYDGRCSLADD; translated from the coding sequence ATGCGTCCGGATCTGGACCCCGAACAACTCGACCGGTACTCCCGTCACATCATCATGGACGACGTGGGGCCGGACGGACAGGCGGCGCTGCTGGACACCGACGTTCTCGTCGTCGGTGCCGGCGGACTCGGCTCGCCGGTCTTGCAGTATCTCGCGGCCGCCGGAATCGGCCGGCTGGGTATCGTCGACGACGACACCGTCGAGCGGTCGAACCTCCAGCGGCAGGTGATCCACCGTGACGACGACATCGGGCGGCCGAAAGTCGAAAGCGCCCGCGAGTTCGTCACGGGACTGAACCCCGACGTGACCGTCGACGCCCACGAGACCCGGCTGACAGCCGACAACGCCGCCGACCTCGTCGACCGCTACGACATCGTCGTCGACGCCTCGGACAACTTCGCCACCCGGTTCCTGGTCAACGACGCCTGCACCCTCTCGGGGACGCCGTTCTCCCACGGCGCGGTCTTCCGGTTCGAGGGGCAGGTGACGACCTTCTCGGGCGAGGGACCGTGTTACCGCTGTCTGTTCCCGCAGGCACCGCCGGAGGGGACCGTCCCGGACTGTGCGACCGCCGGCGTCCTGGGCGTGCTCCCCGGCACTATCGGTTGTCTCCAGGCCACGGAGGTCGTCAAACTCGCGATGGAGTACGGCGAGTCCCTGGACGGCCGACTGCTGGCCTACGACGCCACCGACATGTCCGTCGACGAGGTCCCGGTCGCGCCCGACCCGACCTGTCCGGTGTGTGGGGAGGACCCGGCGATCGACCGGGTCGCCGACGCCAGCTACGACGGCCGGTGCTCGCTCGCCGACGACTGA